The Punica granatum isolate Tunisia-2019 chromosome 4, ASM765513v2, whole genome shotgun sequence genome has a window encoding:
- the LOC116205921 gene encoding uncharacterized protein LOC116205921, protein MGLHQILKSNPFPSLLIFLTLYISTFLLSSSSCSITSNADEALTQPASVASPSRSLLHVDRHRRLRQEQVFHVKKSPPPPPFLKNKRSKRAKRKKRSHDDDRDRMKAGPFAVMLPKGPVPPSGSSSCHNGIPDSVAALCSLSSGKSHSSAAP, encoded by the coding sequence ATGGGTCTCCATCAAATCTTGAAGAGCAATCCATTCCCCTCTCTCCTCATCTTCCTCACACTCTACATCTCCACCTTTCTCTTGTCTTCCTCTTCTTGTTCAATTACCTCCAATGCCGACGAAGCCCTCACTCAGCCCGCTAGCGTTGCTTCACCGTCTAGGTCCTTGTTGCACGTTGATCGGCATCGCCGGCTCCGGCAAGAACAAGTCTTCCACGTCAAGAAGAGCCCTCCTCCGCCTCCGTTCTTGAAGAACAAGAGATCAAAGAGagcaaagaggaagaagagatcaCATGACGACGACCGTGACAGGATGAAGGCTGGCCCTTTCGCGGTTATGCTTCCCAAGGGACCCGTCCCCCCTTCGGGTTCCTCCTCTTGCCACAACGGGATTCCCGACTCCGTCGCGGCTCTCTGCTCCCTCTCATCCGGAAAATCGCACAGTTCTGCTGCACCATAG
- the LOC116205022 gene encoding pentatricopeptide repeat-containing protein At3g20730-like: protein MDATMYTKILKLCATREASNYGLLVHGRIVTNGLASNLNLHTPLILFYSKLMNMEMAHKVFDVMRERNNVVSWTAIISGYCQKGCYENAILMFRDMHRAGVRANQFTYGSTLRACTGLRGLIAGMQVQAGIEKGRFVDNLFVQSALIDFHSKCGGEMAGARRIFEIMSRRDLVTWNTLIGGYAIQGFSEDSLHLFQLMMREGMCPDCFTLGNVLRACAGGGCLMQIMQMHSLIIRTGFVSYVDLIGSIIDAYAKCGAVHTAHRIYKHMERKDVISCTALITAYARKGNYCSDVLDLFEELNQMQVGMDPVMLCSMLHVCANLAFLSLGRQIHSLVLKYQSDCDVTLGNALVDMYAKCGEIGNANRAFNEMRMKNIVSWTSLIAGYARHGFGHAAIELYKKMEHEGVEPNDITFLCLLFACSHTGLTSEGWECFGSMIAKYKITPRVEHLSCMVDLCARCGKLEEALGLIHDLGIKPNPSLLGAILGASRNYGSIPLGETAAMKLIDMDPENSAHYIVLASLYAQAGAWENVWATWKMMEERGLKKGPGYSLLQYEMQEIKHLQPE from the exons ATGGATGCAACAATGTACACGAAAATTCTGAAGCTCTGCGCCACCAGGGAGGCTTCAAACTACGGCCTTCTCGTCCATGGCCGTATCGTGACAAATGGGCTTGCTTCCAATCTCAACTTGCACACGCCGCTGATTCTATTTTACTCAAAGCTTATGAATATGGAAATGGCCCACAAAGTGTTCGACGTAATGCGCGAAAGAAATAATGTTGTGTCTTGGACAGCCATCATTTCGGGTTATTGCCAGAAGGGGTGCTATGAGAATGCTATACTGATGTTCAGGGACATGCACAGGGCTGGTGTAAGGGCCAACCAGTTCACGTATGGGAGCACCCTACGAGCGTGTACGGGCTTGAGGGGCTTGATTGCAGGAATGCAAGTCCAAGCGGGTATAGAGAAAGGGAGGTTTGTGGACAACTTGTTCGTGCAGAGTGCACTGATCGATTTCCACTCGAAGTGCGGCGGGGAGATGGCCGGTGCGCGGCGGATATTTGAGATAATGTCAAGAAGGGACCTTGTCACGTGGAATACTCTGATTGGAGGGTACGCCATTCAGGGGTTCTCGGAGGACTCTCTTCATCTGTTTCAGCTAATGATGAGAGAAG GCATGTGTCCTGATTGCTTTACTCTTGGAAATGTCTTGAGAGCTTGTGCTGGAGGTGGTTGTCTCATGCAGATCATGCAGATGCATAGCTTAATTATCCGAACAGGTTTTGTTTCGTATGTGGACTTGATCGGATCGATAATTGATGCTTATGCAAAATGCGGGGCCGTTCATACTGCTCATCGCATATACAAGCACATGGAAAGAAAGGATGTAATATCATGTACTGCACTTATCACTGCATATGCACGCAAGGGTAACTATTGCAGTGATGTTCTGGACCTCTTCGAAGAGCTGAATCAGATGCAAGTAGGAATGGATCCTGTTATGTTATGCTCGATGCTTCATGTATGTGCAAACTTAGCATTCCTGAGCTTGGGGAGACAAATCCACAGCCTAGTGTTGAAATATCAATCAGATTGCGATGTCACACTTGGCAATGCTTTGGTTGATATGTATGCTAAATGTGGAGAAATTGGAAATGCTAATCGTGCCTTCAATGAAATGAGGATGAAGAACATCGTATCATGGACATCACTGATTGCTGGGTATGCAAGGCATGGGTTTGGACACGCCGCAATTGAGCTTTATAAGAAGATGGAACATGAAGGGGTGGAGCCGAACGACATCACGTTTTTGTGTCTTCTCTTTGCGTGTAGCCACACTGGGTTGACCAGTGAAGGGTGGGAATGCTTTGGCAGCATGATAGCCAAGTATAAAATCACTCCTAGAGTTGAGCATCTGTCTTGTATGGTTGATCTCTGTGCACGGTGTGGTAAACTAGAAGAAGCTCTTGGGTTGATACATGATTTAGGTATAAAGCCCAATCCCTCACTTTTGGGTGCTATCCTCGGGGCAAGTCGCAATTATGGTTCTATACCTCTTGGAGAAACCGCTGCCATGAAACTCATTGATATGGATCCAGAGAATTCTGCACACTACATTGTTCTAGCTAGTCTGTATGCTCAAGCTGGCGCATGGGAAAATGTTTGGGCCACGTGGAAGATGATGGAAGAAAGGGGTCTAAAGAAGGGTCCAGGATATAGTCTCTTGCAATATGAGATGCAGGAAATTAAACATCTGCAGCCTGAGTAA
- the LOC116202403 gene encoding uncharacterized protein LOC116202403, which translates to MSTQLIANNRDNAEVYTGAALCKEKSAELLSEINLPKGLLPLADLVEVGYNRATGFVWLKQSKRKEHRFRAIGRTVSYDTDVTAFVEDRRMRRLTGVKSKELLIWVSISDIFLEERDHSKITFANPTGLSRSFPASAFEAE; encoded by the coding sequence ATGTCGACCCAACTGATAGCGAACAACCGCGACAACGCCGAGGTCTACACTGGCGCCGCCCTCTGCAAGGAGAAGTCGGCGGAGCTGCTCTCCGAGATCAACCTCCCCAAGGGCCTCCTCCCCCTGGCCGACCTGGTCGAGGTGGGTTACAACAGGGCCACCGGCTTCGTGTGGCTCAAGCAGAGCAAGCGGAAGGAGCACCGGTTCCGTGCGATCGGCCGCACGGTGTCGTACGACACGGACGTCACCGCCTTTGTCGAGGACCGCCGGATGAGGCGGCTCACCGGGGTCAAGAGCAAGGAGCTCCTCATCTGGGTCTCCATCTCCGACATCTTCCTCGAGGAAAGGGACCATAGCAAGATCACATTTGCCAACCCAACCGGGCTCTCGCGGTCCTTCCCCGCATCCGCCTTCGAGGCCGAGTAG